In Comamonas sp. lk, the following proteins share a genomic window:
- a CDS encoding EAL domain-containing protein, with the protein MNAARAEISQEIHTPAKLMSQLLDGLQEGAWLLDAQQLTVVYANAASQTLTGYGSQEVLGRSVLLLAATPLQHAFWSDPLNWSEGAQFVSEICRADGMLVPVEMRVTALDSQPCYLLLSMVDKSAHERHETVLGELLAEMRATLESAADGILVCGPDGDIRAFNHRFSQLWTLPQAILSSRDDAAVFAHLDAQILRSASQFTLLQDTPGLGLPDLSAPETSEVLDLCDGRVIERRSVPQVSRGVPTGRIFSYRDITAQSQAAADLRLAARVFESSLDGIFIADAACKLVQVNPAGRKLLEGLEVVGRDAGTLFATDEGAVPELSQLAQEQWEQGAFWEGNLWLTQAHDQRCAVWLSWVALRDGYGNVVQSIGFMRDMTQQRFAQQRIEQLAYTDALTGLPNRMSLIERVDAAIATAHVHNDMFSILFVDLDRFKIINDSLGHHFGDRVLKLVAERLNSLLRPADILCRHGGDEFVLYLHACNAEGAASVAERILTEMRRPFLLDGLGFSVQCSIGVAQFPRDGLTLSELIRQADIAMYRVKERGRGNFSFYQPQMSAGLLSRMRLEHAMRQALDKGHMSVYFQPQVHIGSGRIVAAEALLRWTDPEFGVVSPAAFIPLAEESGYVVTLGAWVLEQSVQEAARWHAQGMFIKVSVNVSALEFRQPDFVERLTQVLHDSTLPAQWLELELTESILLQDAQEMALRVHRIAELGVGLVIDDFGTGYSNLSYLKKLPISKIKIDQSFVRGLPHDEEDKAIVGAIISMGQALGVEIVAEGVETPEQCAAIEQMQGGYFQGYLCSPALPSLQFRQRLREDAYGAPAYTISSEDDPSQPGAAS; encoded by the coding sequence GTGAACGCAGCCCGCGCCGAGATTTCCCAGGAAATCCATACGCCAGCCAAGCTCATGAGCCAGCTGCTGGATGGATTGCAGGAAGGGGCCTGGTTGCTGGATGCGCAGCAATTGACCGTGGTCTATGCCAATGCTGCAAGCCAGACCTTGACGGGCTATGGTTCGCAGGAAGTCCTGGGTCGTTCGGTGCTGCTGCTGGCGGCCACGCCGTTGCAACATGCTTTCTGGAGCGACCCTCTGAACTGGAGCGAGGGTGCCCAGTTTGTGTCGGAGATATGCCGCGCCGACGGGATGCTGGTGCCGGTTGAGATGCGGGTGACGGCGCTGGATTCCCAGCCCTGCTATCTTTTGCTTTCCATGGTGGACAAAAGCGCTCATGAACGCCATGAGACGGTGCTTGGAGAGTTGCTGGCCGAAATGCGGGCCACGCTGGAGTCTGCGGCCGATGGCATCCTGGTCTGCGGGCCGGATGGCGACATACGGGCCTTCAATCATCGTTTTTCGCAACTATGGACGCTGCCGCAAGCAATCCTGTCATCCCGCGACGATGCCGCTGTTTTTGCGCATCTGGATGCGCAGATTCTGCGCAGCGCAAGCCAGTTCACGCTGCTGCAGGACACGCCTGGCCTAGGCTTGCCCGATCTGTCGGCTCCCGAGACTTCCGAAGTCCTGGATTTGTGTGACGGACGTGTGATCGAGCGTCGCTCGGTGCCGCAGGTCAGCCGTGGTGTTCCGACCGGGCGCATATTTTCCTATCGAGACATCACCGCCCAATCCCAGGCGGCTGCCGATCTGCGCTTGGCAGCGCGGGTGTTTGAATCCAGTCTTGACGGCATTTTCATTGCCGATGCTGCCTGCAAGCTGGTACAGGTCAACCCTGCAGGGCGCAAGCTGCTGGAAGGCCTGGAAGTGGTCGGCCGGGATGCCGGCACGCTGTTCGCTACGGACGAGGGTGCCGTGCCGGAACTGTCGCAGCTGGCGCAGGAGCAGTGGGAGCAAGGTGCTTTCTGGGAAGGCAATCTGTGGCTCACTCAGGCCCATGACCAACGTTGTGCCGTATGGCTATCCTGGGTTGCCTTGCGTGATGGTTACGGCAACGTGGTGCAAAGCATAGGCTTTATGCGGGATATGACGCAGCAACGCTTTGCCCAGCAACGTATAGAACAGCTGGCTTACACCGATGCCCTGACTGGCTTGCCCAACCGCATGAGCTTGATCGAGCGGGTGGATGCGGCGATTGCCACCGCCCATGTCCACAACGACATGTTCAGCATTCTGTTTGTGGATCTGGACCGTTTCAAAATCATCAATGATTCCCTGGGGCATCATTTTGGCGACCGCGTGCTCAAGCTGGTGGCGGAGCGTCTGAACAGCTTGCTGCGCCCTGCAGATATCTTGTGCCGGCATGGCGGGGATGAGTTTGTGCTGTATCTGCATGCCTGCAATGCAGAAGGCGCCGCTTCTGTCGCAGAGAGAATCTTGACCGAGATGCGACGGCCTTTTCTGCTTGATGGCCTGGGCTTTTCGGTCCAGTGCAGCATTGGCGTAGCCCAGTTCCCTCGTGACGGCCTCACCTTGAGCGAGCTGATACGCCAGGCCGATATTGCCATGTACCGCGTCAAGGAGCGCGGTCGCGGCAATTTCAGTTTTTATCAGCCGCAGATGAGTGCGGGTCTGCTCTCGCGCATGAGACTTGAGCATGCCATGCGACAGGCTCTGGACAAGGGCCATATGAGCGTGTACTTTCAGCCGCAGGTGCATATAGGCTCCGGCCGCATTGTGGCTGCAGAGGCCTTGCTGCGCTGGACCGATCCAGAGTTCGGTGTGGTCTCACCGGCAGCCTTCATTCCTCTGGCGGAGGAGTCGGGTTATGTGGTCACGCTGGGTGCCTGGGTGCTGGAGCAGTCGGTGCAGGAAGCGGCGCGCTGGCACGCTCAGGGCATGTTCATCAAGGTCTCGGTCAACGTTTCAGCGCTGGAGTTCAGGCAGCCTGATTTTGTCGAGCGACTCACACAGGTGCTGCATGACAGCACGTTGCCTGCACAGTGGCTGGAGCTGGAGCTGACGGAGAGCATCTTGCTGCAAGATGCCCAGGAGATGGCCTTGCGTGTGCATCGCATTGCCGAATTGGGCGTGGGCCTGGTCATTGATGACTTTGGCACCGGCTACTCCAATCTCTCCTATCTCAAGAAGCTGCCGATTTCCAAGATCAAGATCGACCAGAGCTTTGTGCGTGGCCTGCCGCATGATGAGGAAGACAAAGCCATTGTGGGTGCCATCATCAGCATGGGCCAGGCATTGGGGGTGGAGATCGTGGCTGAAGGCGTTGAGACACCGGAGCAATGCGCAGCCATCGAGCAGATGCAAGGAGGCTACTTCCAAGGTTATCTGTGCTCGCCGGCTCTACCTTCGCTTCAATTCAGGCAACGCTTGCGCGAGGATGCTTATGGGGCGCCCGCGTATACGATCTCGTCAGAGGATGATCCATCGCAGCCTGGCGCCGCTTCCTGA
- a CDS encoding HD-GYP domain-containing protein, with protein sequence MYVHLDLGWLHHPFPVNNFKIISQAQIQTLKELGLSTIQYDPDKSEMASALNGDEDLPAGFLPDPESLSSSTPLNPQSLHSDAVEQWHAKVKHMDLQFLQAARGYEQLEQAALQQPQLARAAGEQLIANCLATLLPEQDVVLHVLSDSSANASSAHGVNVTVLSLLLGRAMGLKELALHELGLAALLHDVGKLALPTQPFVCGMNIGALDTSKTQHAHYAKHVGESVALAQSMGLSPAVTSAIAQHHEWADGSGFPLHLLGSDMELAGQILCLVNAYDRLCNPPDNHVSPTPHEALASMFTTHQRKFVPAVLAAFVRLMGVYPPGSLVEMTDGRQGLVTSVNTAYPLKPRVLIHDIKEAATLTLADLQASPQLGIRRGLGVHQLTREAVCALLPHRRVSYYFDSAVGVQPEKVLS encoded by the coding sequence ATGTATGTCCATCTTGATTTGGGATGGCTTCATCACCCCTTTCCGGTCAATAACTTCAAAATTATTTCTCAAGCGCAGATCCAGACCTTGAAGGAGCTGGGTCTGAGCACGATTCAGTACGACCCCGATAAAAGCGAAATGGCGTCCGCTTTAAACGGGGATGAGGATCTGCCTGCGGGTTTCTTGCCAGATCCCGAGTCTTTGTCATCGTCGACCCCATTGAACCCGCAGTCACTGCATTCGGACGCGGTCGAGCAGTGGCATGCCAAGGTCAAGCACATGGATCTGCAATTCTTGCAGGCGGCGCGCGGCTATGAGCAGCTTGAGCAGGCTGCGCTGCAGCAACCGCAACTGGCGCGCGCTGCCGGTGAGCAGCTGATCGCCAATTGTCTTGCCACCCTGCTGCCCGAGCAGGATGTAGTCTTGCATGTGCTTTCTGACTCTTCAGCAAATGCCTCGAGCGCCCATGGTGTGAATGTGACCGTGCTCAGCTTGTTGTTGGGTCGGGCCATGGGTCTCAAGGAGCTTGCACTGCATGAGCTGGGACTGGCGGCCTTGCTGCATGACGTAGGCAAACTGGCTTTGCCGACCCAGCCCTTTGTGTGCGGCATGAATATTGGCGCGCTGGATACCTCCAAAACACAACATGCCCACTATGCCAAGCATGTGGGCGAGTCTGTCGCCCTGGCGCAGAGCATGGGGCTGTCGCCCGCCGTGACATCTGCAATTGCCCAGCACCATGAGTGGGCCGATGGTTCGGGTTTTCCGCTGCATTTGCTGGGTAGCGACATGGAGCTGGCAGGCCAGATTCTGTGTCTGGTCAATGCCTATGACCGTTTGTGCAATCCGCCCGACAATCACGTCTCGCCCACGCCGCATGAGGCGTTGGCTTCCATGTTCACTACCCATCAAAGAAAATTCGTTCCAGCAGTGCTGGCGGCTTTTGTGCGTCTGATGGGCGTCTACCCTCCGGGCTCGTTGGTGGAGATGACGGATGGTCGACAAGGCCTGGTGACTTCGGTCAACACCGCCTATCCGCTCAAGCCCCGGGTATTGATACATGACATCAAGGAAGCGGCGACGCTGACTCTGGCGGATCTGCAAGCAAGTCCCCAACTTGGCATACGCCGCGGGCTTGGTGTGCATCAACTGACGCGAGAGGCGGTGTGCGCGCTGCTGCCACATCGTCGCGTGAGCTATTACTTTGACAGTGCCGTGGGCGTTCAGCCCGAGAAGGTTTTATCGTGA
- the ccoO gene encoding cytochrome-c oxidase, cbb3-type subunit II: MSDNNNAAPKSFSHEKIETSNFLLIALTLCVLAIGGLVEIVPLFFQKSTTEAVAGLKPYTPLQLMGRDVYLREGCYNCHSQMIRPFRAETMRYGHYSVAGEFVYDHPFQWGSKRTGPDLHRVGGKYSDEWHRIHLNNPRDVVPESNMPAYPWLETSKVDDSAVAQRMNALRKVGVPYTDEEVAGAQAQVKDKTEMEAVISYLQVLGRAVK; this comes from the coding sequence ATGTCTGACAACAACAACGCAGCTCCCAAGAGCTTTTCCCACGAGAAGATAGAGACCAGCAACTTCCTGCTGATCGCACTGACACTGTGTGTGTTGGCCATCGGCGGGTTGGTGGAAATCGTTCCGCTGTTCTTTCAGAAATCCACCACGGAAGCCGTGGCCGGTCTCAAGCCTTACACACCGCTGCAGCTGATGGGCCGCGACGTCTATCTGCGCGAAGGCTGCTACAACTGCCACTCGCAGATGATCCGTCCCTTCCGCGCCGAGACCATGCGCTACGGCCACTACTCGGTGGCTGGTGAGTTCGTGTACGACCATCCCTTCCAGTGGGGTTCCAAGCGCACGGGCCCCGACCTGCATCGCGTGGGCGGCAAGTACAGCGATGAATGGCATCGCATCCACCTGAACAACCCGCGTGATGTGGTGCCCGAGTCCAATATGCCTGCCTACCCCTGGCTTGAAACCAGCAAGGTCGATGACAGCGCCGTGGCCCAGCGCATGAATGCTCTGCGCAAGGTGGGCGTGCCTTATACCGACGAGGAAGTCGCCGGTGCGCAAGCCCAGGTCAAGGACAAGACCGAGATGGAGGCCGTGATCTCCTATCTGCAGGTCCTGGGCCGTGCCGTCAAGTAA
- the ccoP gene encoding cytochrome-c oxidase, cbb3-type subunit III, protein MSDFINNFWSVYVAAITLLGIIGCLLLLLVVARKKVVSSADNTTGHVWDGDLRELNNPMPKWWMGLFLITIIFSLGYLAAYPGLGAFTGKLDWTQTGAYDKEVAKARADLEPMYAKFVSMPTEEMAKDSQAMAIGERLFMNNCAQCHASDAHGSKSFPNLADGDWLYGGTPEKIRETITNGRTGVMPPMAAAVGSSEDVRNLANYVLSLSGSPHDTVRASQGKSKFVACAACHGVDGKGNQALGAPNLTDDIWLHGWGEAAIVNIVNNGKHNEMPAQKDKLTEAQIAVLASYVWGLSNKGSPAQK, encoded by the coding sequence ATGAGCGACTTTATAAACAACTTCTGGTCGGTGTATGTGGCTGCGATTACGCTGCTGGGCATCATTGGCTGCTTGCTGCTGCTGTTGGTAGTGGCGCGCAAGAAAGTGGTCTCCTCGGCCGACAACACCACGGGCCACGTCTGGGACGGAGACCTGCGCGAACTCAACAACCCCATGCCCAAATGGTGGATGGGACTGTTTCTGATCACCATCATCTTCAGTCTCGGCTATCTGGCTGCATACCCCGGCCTGGGTGCTTTCACCGGCAAGCTGGACTGGACGCAGACTGGCGCCTACGACAAGGAAGTGGCCAAGGCCCGGGCCGATCTGGAACCCATGTATGCCAAGTTCGTCAGCATGCCCACCGAAGAAATGGCCAAGGACTCCCAGGCCATGGCCATTGGTGAGCGTTTGTTCATGAACAACTGCGCCCAGTGCCACGCTTCGGATGCGCATGGCAGCAAGAGCTTCCCCAATCTGGCCGACGGTGACTGGCTTTATGGCGGCACACCGGAGAAGATCAGGGAAACCATCACCAACGGCCGCACCGGCGTCATGCCCCCCATGGCCGCGGCCGTGGGCTCCAGCGAGGATGTGCGCAACCTGGCCAACTATGTGCTCAGCCTCTCCGGCAGCCCGCATGACACGGTTCGTGCCTCGCAAGGCAAGTCCAAGTTTGTGGCCTGCGCCGCCTGCCACGGTGTGGACGGCAAGGGCAACCAGGCTCTGGGTGCCCCCAATCTGACCGACGACATCTGGCTGCACGGCTGGGGTGAAGCGGCCATCGTCAACATCGTCAACAACGGCAAGCACAACGAGATGCCCGCCCAGAAGGACAAGTTGACCGAGGCGCAGATTGCCGTGCTGGCTTCCTATGTTTGGGGCTTGTCCAACAAGGGCAGCCCGGCTCAGAAGTAA
- a CDS encoding CcoQ/FixQ family Cbb3-type cytochrome c oxidase assembly chaperone, with amino-acid sequence MDITTMRIVATLASLACFIGIWWWAYARRNQARFDEAAQLPFLED; translated from the coding sequence ATGGATATCACCACCATGCGCATCGTGGCCACGCTGGCATCGCTGGCGTGTTTCATCGGCATCTGGTGGTGGGCTTATGCCCGCCGCAACCAGGCCCGTTTTGACGAGGCAGCTCAGCTTCCGTTTCTGGAAGACTGA
- the hemN gene encoding oxygen-independent coproporphyrinogen III oxidase, producing the protein MTAVTPELLSRFDVPGPRYTSFPTADRFVEAFGTEDYILALQQRKTHCAARALPLSLYVHVPFCESLCYYCACNKIVTKHHEKAAQYLDYLAREVALHTEHCGKGQAVSQLHLGGGTPTFFSDAELARLMDLMREHFKLEAGGEYSIEVDPRTVTNERLAVLKELGFNRLSFGVQDFDPAVQKAVHREQPAEQVFALVQKARELGFASINVDLIYGLPKQTPQSFARTLAQVNELRPDRIALYAYAHLPERFKPQRRIESADLPMGQDKLNMLSGAIDAFMDGGYVYVGMDHFALPDDSLAIAKRQGRLHRNFQGYSTQPDCDLIALGVSAIGKVGASYSQNAKTLEEYYDALDAGTLPVVRGLALSRDDMLRRAVIMSIMCQGEVLFEPMEQAWLLNFQEYFAPELQALKEMQANGLLVLSDEGFKVTPLGWFFVRGVAMLFDRYLQADRNRARFSRII; encoded by the coding sequence ATGACCGCTGTTACGCCCGAGCTACTGAGTCGATTTGATGTTCCTGGACCACGCTACACATCATTTCCAACAGCCGACCGTTTTGTAGAGGCTTTCGGCACCGAGGACTACATCCTGGCGCTCCAGCAACGCAAGACCCACTGCGCAGCGAGGGCGCTGCCGCTTTCGCTGTATGTGCATGTGCCATTTTGCGAGTCGCTGTGCTACTACTGTGCCTGCAACAAGATCGTGACCAAGCACCACGAGAAAGCGGCCCAGTATCTTGACTATCTGGCGCGTGAAGTGGCCTTGCATACCGAGCACTGCGGCAAGGGACAGGCGGTCAGCCAGCTGCATCTGGGCGGCGGCACGCCCACGTTTTTTTCCGATGCCGAACTGGCCCGGCTTATGGACTTGATGCGTGAGCATTTCAAGCTCGAAGCGGGTGGGGAGTACTCGATAGAAGTAGATCCGCGCACCGTGACGAATGAGCGCCTGGCCGTGCTCAAGGAGCTGGGCTTCAATCGCCTGAGCTTCGGGGTTCAGGATTTCGACCCCGCGGTACAGAAAGCCGTGCACCGTGAACAACCTGCCGAGCAGGTTTTTGCCCTGGTGCAAAAGGCGCGCGAACTGGGCTTTGCCTCCATCAATGTGGACCTGATTTACGGTCTGCCCAAGCAAACCCCGCAGTCGTTTGCGCGCACGCTGGCCCAGGTCAACGAACTGCGCCCGGATCGCATCGCCCTGTATGCCTATGCCCACCTGCCCGAGCGGTTCAAGCCCCAGCGGCGCATCGAGTCTGCGGATTTACCCATGGGCCAGGACAAGCTCAATATGCTCTCGGGAGCCATTGATGCCTTTATGGACGGGGGTTATGTCTATGTGGGCATGGATCACTTTGCCCTGCCCGATGATTCCCTGGCGATTGCCAAGCGCCAGGGGCGCTTGCACCGCAACTTCCAAGGCTATAGCACGCAACCCGATTGCGATCTGATTGCGCTGGGTGTGTCGGCCATCGGCAAGGTGGGGGCGAGCTACAGCCAGAACGCCAAAACCCTGGAGGAGTATTACGATGCGCTGGATGCAGGTACGTTGCCTGTGGTTCGTGGACTGGCGCTTTCGCGTGATGACATGCTGCGCCGGGCCGTCATCATGTCCATCATGTGCCAGGGCGAGGTGCTGTTTGAGCCCATGGAGCAGGCCTGGCTGCTGAACTTTCAGGAGTATTTCGCGCCAGAGCTGCAGGCTTTGAAGGAAATGCAGGCCAACGGGCTGCTGGTGCTCAGCGACGAAGGCTTCAAGGTCACGCCGCTGGGCTGGTTCTTTGTGCGCGGAGTTGCCATGCTGTTTGATCGGTATTTGCAGGCAGACCGAAACCGTGCGCGTTTTTCCAGGATCATCTAG
- the fnr gene encoding fumarate/nitrate reduction transcriptional regulator Fnr, translating to MNLQTIKASCSNCNLRELCMPMGLDDEQMERIDEIVATRRKVKRGGLLFRNGEGFTSLYAIRTGFFKTCVATEDGRDQVTGFQMAGEIIGLDGIVNDHHTCDAVALEDAEVCVMPFDKLEQLSREVTALQNHVHKVMSREIVREHGVMLLLGSMRAEERLAAFVLNLVQRLSARGFSKSELVLRMTREEIGSYLGLKLETVSRTFSKFAEEGIVEVKQRHLRILDTEALKRIVNSQQCHD from the coding sequence ATGAATCTTCAGACCATCAAAGCAAGCTGCTCCAACTGCAATCTGCGCGAACTGTGCATGCCCATGGGCCTGGACGATGAACAGATGGAGCGTATTGATGAGATCGTGGCGACACGCCGCAAAGTCAAACGCGGTGGTCTGCTGTTTCGCAATGGCGAAGGTTTCACTTCGCTGTATGCCATTCGCACCGGCTTTTTCAAGACCTGCGTCGCCACCGAGGACGGCCGCGATCAGGTGACCGGCTTTCAGATGGCGGGCGAGATCATAGGCCTTGACGGCATCGTCAACGACCACCACACCTGCGACGCGGTGGCACTGGAAGATGCCGAGGTCTGCGTGATGCCGTTTGACAAGCTCGAGCAGCTCTCGCGCGAAGTCACCGCCTTGCAAAATCATGTGCACAAAGTCATGAGCCGCGAGATTGTGCGCGAGCACGGTGTGATGCTGCTGCTGGGCAGCATGCGCGCCGAAGAGCGGTTGGCCGCCTTTGTGCTCAATCTGGTGCAGCGCCTGTCTGCCCGCGGTTTTTCCAAGTCGGAGCTGGTGTTACGAATGACCCGCGAGGAAATCGGCAGCTATCTGGGCCTCAAGCTGGAAACCGTGAGCCGCACCTTCTCCAAGTTTGCCGAAGAAGGCATTGTGGAAGTCAAGCAACGCCATCTGCGCATTCTGGATACGGAGGCGCTCAAGCGCATCGTCAACAGCCAGCAGTGCCACGACTAA
- the ccoG gene encoding cytochrome c oxidase accessory protein CcoG — MQPDNGKPRKIIPITPVEPEDGDKMVAMFASEQKVYSRSISGFFSRWRWAMVFLTQLFFYGMPWLQWGQRQMVLFDLEARRFYLFGLVLYPQDFIYLTGLLIISALALFLFTAVAGRLWCGFSCPQTVYTEIFMWIERKVEGDRSARMRIDKSGWTFEKIWKKSLKQFLWIAVSLWTGFTFVGFFVPIRELGSQLLELQGNWQIFWVLFYGFATYGNAGYMREQVCKYMCPYARFQSAMFDKDTMIVSYDGQRGEPRAPRTKQVDAKAQGLGDCIDCKLCVQVCPVGIDIRNGLQYECIGCGLCIDACNSVMDKMGYARGLIRMSTQNAIARAWKQAQIIRRVFRPRVLIYTVVLLGLSAAMIGSLIMREPLKLNVIRDRASLSRIVAGGKLENVYRLQIMNATEQEQRYRITATGLDGLEVVLEDEVVVGPAETRGVPVGLQIPYGSAAPGSHTVYFNVDAVTAGAGRTSEKAVFLVPR, encoded by the coding sequence ATGCAGCCCGATAACGGCAAGCCCCGCAAGATCATCCCGATCACGCCTGTAGAGCCCGAGGACGGGGACAAGATGGTGGCGATGTTCGCCTCCGAGCAAAAGGTGTACTCGCGCTCCATCAGCGGTTTTTTCTCCCGCTGGCGCTGGGCCATGGTGTTCCTGACCCAGCTGTTCTTCTACGGCATGCCCTGGTTGCAGTGGGGCCAGCGCCAGATGGTGCTGTTCGATCTGGAGGCGCGCCGTTTTTATCTCTTCGGACTGGTGCTGTATCCGCAGGACTTCATTTATCTGACGGGCTTGCTCATCATCAGTGCGCTGGCGCTGTTTCTCTTCACGGCGGTGGCCGGGCGTCTGTGGTGCGGCTTTTCCTGTCCGCAAACGGTATACACCGAAATCTTCATGTGGATAGAGCGCAAGGTCGAAGGCGACCGCAGCGCCCGCATGCGCATAGACAAGAGCGGCTGGACTTTCGAGAAAATCTGGAAGAAGTCACTCAAGCAGTTTCTGTGGATTGCCGTTTCCCTGTGGACCGGCTTTACCTTTGTGGGCTTTTTCGTGCCCATTCGTGAGCTGGGTTCGCAGCTGCTTGAGCTGCAAGGCAACTGGCAGATCTTCTGGGTGCTGTTCTACGGTTTTGCTACCTATGGCAATGCGGGCTATATGCGCGAGCAGGTCTGCAAATACATGTGCCCCTACGCCCGCTTTCAGAGCGCCATGTTCGATAAGGACACCATGATCGTCAGCTACGACGGTCAGCGCGGCGAGCCGCGCGCGCCCCGCACCAAGCAGGTGGACGCCAAGGCCCAGGGCTTGGGCGACTGCATTGACTGCAAGCTGTGCGTACAGGTCTGCCCCGTGGGTATCGATATCCGTAACGGTCTGCAATACGAGTGCATTGGTTGCGGGCTGTGCATCGATGCCTGCAACTCCGTGATGGACAAGATGGGCTATGCGCGCGGACTGATACGCATGAGCACGCAAAATGCCATCGCCAGGGCCTGGAAGCAGGCGCAGATCATCCGCAGAGTATTCCGGCCGCGGGTGCTGATCTACACGGTGGTGTTGCTGGGTCTGAGCGCGGCCATGATAGGCAGCCTGATCATGCGCGAGCCGCTCAAGCTCAATGTGATTCGCGACCGTGCCTCGCTGTCGCGCATTGTGGCCGGCGGCAAGCTGGAGAATGTCTACCGCTTGCAGATCATGAATGCCACCGAGCAGGAGCAGCGCTATCGCATCACGGCCACGGGACTGGATGGCCTGGAGGTGGTGCTTGAAGATGAGGTTGTGGTCGGGCCGGCGGAGACACGCGGCGTGCCCGTGGGTCTGCAGATTCCCTATGGATCGGCAGCGCCGGGCTCGCATACCGTGTACTTCAATGTGGATGCCGTGACCGCTGGTGCAGGGCGCACGTCTGAAAAAGCCGTGTTTCTGGTGCCGCGTTAA
- a CDS encoding sulfite exporter TauE/SafE family protein, whose protein sequence is MLISLLWTALIMGLVGGSHCLVMCAAPCSAVTGSKADRRTDGGPSQVLHFHGKPSRPWLALLSFHLGRIAGYSALGAAAAVAMESLSWLTNQSTALQPLWALSHVAVMAWGLALMVQARQPAWLESAGRFAWQRVQPWVSAPGGRLAAGFFWALMPCGLLYSAVLVAALSGGAWQGGLAMAAFAIGSGLWLLGGPWLWRLSQSRINAVRAQWGTRIAGLMLVAISAWALWMDLIYKPSLWCR, encoded by the coding sequence ATGTTGATTTCGCTGCTCTGGACTGCTTTGATCATGGGACTCGTGGGTGGGTCCCATTGTCTTGTCATGTGTGCTGCGCCTTGCAGTGCGGTCACTGGCAGCAAGGCCGACCGCCGTACTGACGGCGGCCCGTCGCAAGTGCTGCACTTTCACGGCAAGCCAAGCCGTCCATGGTTGGCGCTTCTGTCGTTTCATCTAGGGCGTATTGCAGGCTACTCGGCCCTGGGCGCTGCGGCGGCCGTGGCCATGGAGAGTCTTTCCTGGCTGACCAATCAAAGCACGGCGCTGCAGCCCTTGTGGGCTCTGTCCCATGTGGCTGTCATGGCCTGGGGTCTGGCTTTGATGGTGCAGGCCAGGCAGCCGGCATGGCTCGAGAGTGCAGGGCGTTTTGCCTGGCAGCGTGTGCAGCCCTGGGTCAGCGCGCCCGGTGGCCGTCTGGCGGCCGGCTTTTTCTGGGCATTGATGCCTTGCGGCTTGCTTTACTCGGCCGTGCTGGTAGCCGCACTCAGCGGCGGCGCATGGCAAGGCGGTTTGGCCATGGCTGCGTTTGCCATAGGCAGCGGGCTCTGGCTGCTAGGAGGCCCCTGGCTGTGGCGCCTGAGTCAATCCCGAATCAATGCGGTGCGTGCGCAATGGGGTACCCGCATCGCGGGGCTGATGCTGGTCGCCATATCGGCCTGGGCCCTGTGGATGGACTTGATCTACAAACCCAGTCTTTGGTGCCGCTGA
- a CDS encoding FixH family protein: protein MSSSPVSAPAGRAAKPVHAEDGKPWWKFPHVWLVVAGPAIVVVAGFVTAYIAISAPDPVIDPDYYQHGIEINKRLEESQKSLAPAVTGRNHAATPAKDHPTDR, encoded by the coding sequence ATGTCTTCTAGTCCTGTTTCTGCCCCTGCCGGGCGCGCTGCCAAGCCGGTTCACGCCGAAGACGGCAAGCCCTGGTGGAAGTTTCCTCATGTCTGGCTGGTTGTTGCCGGACCGGCCATCGTGGTGGTGGCCGGCTTTGTGACGGCCTATATCGCCATCAGTGCGCCCGATCCCGTCATTGACCCGGATTACTACCAGCACGGTATCGAGATCAACAAGCGCCTGGAAGAGTCGCAAAAAAGTCTGGCGCCTGCCGTGACGGGCCGCAATCACGCCGCTACTCCGGCCAAGGACCACCCCACGGACCGCTAA